Proteins found in one Thalassophryne amazonica chromosome 1, fThaAma1.1, whole genome shotgun sequence genomic segment:
- the LOC117528231 gene encoding zinc finger protein 239-like isoform X5, whose product MSVFGSKLIFEEQNNTNGDRLQPLAQSNEVHPKPGKTGKKLKCDQCGKTFSQPSYLKQHQLIHDEEKPHTCDQCGIAFRHPWSLKRHQLVHSGEKPHTCDQCGTSFRHSQGLKTHQLIHSGEKPHTCDQCGRAFSQSSGLKQHQRTHSGDKPHTCDQCGKSFSQLSNLRTHQRIHSGEKPHTCAQCGRGFSQSYCLRMHQLIHSGAKPYVCEQCGKSFSQLSGLKKHQVLHSGEKPYICDQCGRAFSQSYHLKTHQLIHRGHKPYTCDQCMKTFNQLSNLKSHQRTHSGEKRHICDQCGRAFSQSSTLKTHQRVHSENKTYICEECQKCFSRINWYLRHKLIHTGDKP is encoded by the exons ATGTCCGTCTTCGGTTCAAAGCTAATTTTTGAG GAACAGAACAACACAAATGGAGACAGACTTCAACCTCTTGCTCAGAGTAATGAGGTGCACCCAAAACCAGGAAAGACTGGCAAAAAGTTAAAGTGTGACCAGTGTGGAAAAACTTTCAGCCAGCCATCTTATCTAAAACAACATCAACTTATCCACGATGAGGAGAAACCACACACCTGTGATCAATGTGGGATCGCTTTCAGGCATCCGTGGAGCCTGAAAAGACATCAACTCGttcacagtggagagaaaccacATACCTGTGACCAGTGTGGTACATCCTTCAGGCATTCACAGGGCCTAAAAACACACCAACTCATCCACAGTGGAGAAAAACCGCACACCTGTGACCAGTGTGGCAGAGCTTTCAGTCAGTCATCTGGTCTAAAACAACACCAGCGTACCCACAGTGGAGATAAACCACACAcctgtgaccaatgtgggaaaTCTTTCAGCCAGTTATCTAATCTAAGGACACACCAACgcatccacagtggagagaaaccacACACCTGTGCCCAATGTGGCAGAGGTTTTAGCCAGTCATATTGCCTCAGGATGCACCAACTCATCCACAGTGGAGCTAAACCGTATGTTTGTGAGCAGTGTGGGAAGTCTTTCAGTCAGTTATCTGGCCTAAAGAAACACCAAGTCTTGCATAGTGGAGAAAAACCGTACATCTGTGACCAATGTGGAAGAGCTTTCAGCCAGTCTTATCATCTAAAGACACACCAACTAATCCACAGAGGACACAAACCGTACACCTGtgaccagtgtatgaaaactttCAATCAGTTATCTAACCTAAAATCACACCAACGCACCCACAGTGGAGAGAAACGACACATCTGTGACCAGTGCGGAAGAGCTTTCAGCCAGTCATCAACGTTAAAAACACACCAGCGTGTTCACAGTGAAAATAAAACTTACATCTGTGAAGAATGTCAGAAGTGTTTCAGTCGCATTAATTGGTATTTAAGGCACAAACTGATCCATACGGGAGACAAACCATAA
- the LOC117530016 gene encoding zinc finger protein 492-like: protein MSNLRTHQRTHSGEKEYICEQCGKSFSQSHSLRTHKLIHSGEKPHACEQCGRSFSQSHSLRTHKLIHSGEKPHACEQCGRSFRQSNSLRTHQLNHREDKLYICEQYGKSFNHLSGLKKHHFVHSGKKPYPCNQCGRAFSQSYHLKTHQLIHRGHKLYTCDKCMKSFNHLSNLRAHQHTHSGEKPYICDQCGRAFSQISTLKKHQHVHSKNKSYTCEECQSFSRRNWYLRHKLIHMGDKP from the coding sequence ATGTCTAATCTAAGGACACACCAACGCACCCACAGTGGAGAAAAAGAATACATCTGTGAGCAGTGTGGGAAATCTTTCAGCCAGTCACATAGTTTAAGGACACACAAACTCATCCACAGTGGAGAAAAACCACATGCCTGTGAGCAGTGTGGGAGATCTTTCAGCCAGTCACATAGTTTAAGGACACACAAACTCATCCACAGTGGAGAAAAACCACATGCCTGTGAGCAGTGTGGGAGATCTTTTAGGCAGTCAAATAGCCTCAGGACACACCAGCTCAACCACAGAGAAGATAAACTCTACATCTGTGAGCAATATGGGAAATCTTTCAATCACTTATCTGGCCTAAAGAAACATCACTTCGTGCATAGTGGAAAGAAACCATACCCCTGTAACCAGTGTGGAAGAGCTTTCAGCCAGTCTTATCATCTAAAGACACATCAACTCATCCACAGAGGACACAAACTGTATACCTGTGACAAATGTATGAAATCTTTCAATCATTTATCTAACCTCAGGGCACACCAACACAcccacagtggagagaaaccgtACATCTGTGACCAGTGTGGAAGAGCTTTCAGCCAGATATCAACCTTGAAAAAACACCAACATGtacacagtaaaaataaaagttacaCCTGTGAAGAATGTCAGAGTTTCAGTCGCAGGAATTGGTACTTAAGGCACAAACTGATCCATATGGGTGACAAACCATAA
- the LOC117528231 gene encoding zinc finger protein 271-like isoform X2, producing the protein MSVDDSKLILEEHNKTNGDRLQSFAQINEVHPKPGTQKRYKSYQRGKTFSQLSHIKHHQLIHDEEKPHTSDQCDRAFSQSSHLKHLIDSETKTFTCDQCGKYFSHLSSLKNHQRIHSGKTSYTCDLCGKTFSQSSERQKHQRIHSGEKPYTCDQCGKSFSRLNTLKVHQRIHSGEKPYTCDQCGKSFSYLSSLKYHQRIHSGEKPYTCDQCGKTFSQSSERQKHQRIHSGEKPYTCDQCGKSFSRLNTLQIHQRIHSGEKPYTCDQCGKSFSQLSSLKRHQRIYSEEKPYTCDQCGKSFSQSSARQKHQHIHSGEKLYTCDQCGKSFSRLDTLESHQRIHSGEKSYTCGQCGKSFSQLWSVKRHQRIHSGEKPYTCDQCGKSFSQSCARQKHQHIHSGEKPYTCDQCGKSFNRLNTLENHQRIHSGEKPYTCDQCGKSFSHLSNQQQHQRIHSGEKPYTCDQCGKSFSY; encoded by the exons GAACACAACAAGACAAATGGAGACAGACTTCAGTCCTTTGCTCAGATTAATGAGGTTCACCCAAAACCAGGAACCCAAAAACGGTACAAGTCTTACCAGCGTGGAAAAACTTTCAGCCAGTTATCTCATATAAAACACCACCAGCTCATCCATGATGAGGAAAAACCACACACCAGTGACCAGTGTGACAGAGCTTTTAGTCAGTCATCTCATCTAAAACATCTTATTGACAGTGAGACAAAAACATTCAcctgtgaccaatgtgggaaaTACTTCAGCCACTTATCGAGCCTAAAAAACCACCAACGCATCCACAGTGGAAAGACATCGTACACCTGTGATCTATGTGGGAAAACATTTAGCCAGTCATCTGAGAGACAAAAACACCAACgcatccacagtggagagaaaccgtACACCTGTGACCAGTGTGGGAAATCTTTCAGCCGGTTAAATACCCTTAAAGTTCACCAACgcatccacagtggagagaaaccataCACCTGTGACCAGTGTGGGAAATCTTTCAGCTATTTATCGAGCCTAAAATACCACCAACGCATCCACAGTGGTGAGAAACCGTACACCTGTGACCAGTGTGGGAAAACTTTCAGCCAGTCATCTGAGAGACAAAAACACCAACgcatccacagtggagagaaaccgtacacctgtgaccaatgtgggaaaTCTTTCAGCCGGTTAAATACCCTTCAAATTCACCAACgcatccacagtggagagaaaccgtacacctgtgaccaatgtgggaa ATCTTTCAGCCAGTTATCAAGCCTAAAACGCCACCAACGCATCTACAGTGAAGAGAAACCGTACACCTGTGACCAGTGTGGGAAATCTTTCAGCCAGTCATCTGCCAGACAAAAACACCAACAcatccacagtggagagaaactgtacacctgtgaccaatgtgggaaaTCTTTCAGTCGTTTAGATACCCTGGAAAGTCACCAACGCATTCACAGTGGAGAGAAATCGTACACCTGTGGCCAATGTGGGAAATCTTTCAGCCAGTTATGGAGCGTAAAACGCCACCAACgcatccacagtggagagaaaccgtACACCTGTGACCAGTGTGGGAAATCTTTCAGCCAGTCATGTGCCAGACAAAAACACCAACAcatccacagtggagagaaaccatacacctgtgaccaatgtgggaaaTCTTTCAACCGGTTAAATACCCTGGAAAATCACCAACgcatccacagtggagagaaGCCATACACCTGTGACCAGTGTGGGAAATCTTTCAGTCACTTATCGAACCAACAACAACACCAACGCATCCATAGTGGAGAGAAACCGTACACCTGTGATCAGTGTGGGAAATCTTTCAGTTATTGA